The following coding sequences lie in one Rutidosis leptorrhynchoides isolate AG116_Rl617_1_P2 chromosome 4, CSIRO_AGI_Rlap_v1, whole genome shotgun sequence genomic window:
- the LOC139842057 gene encoding benzyl alcohol O-benzoyltransferase-like yields MQKSNMPLTFTVRRRETKLIKPAEPTPIEMKPLSDLDTQEALWVQAPMIQIYRDDIKMRNINPATVIRKALAKLLVLYYPFAGRIREGPGRKLEVDCSGQGVLFIEAEADVRVEQFGETVLPPFPCLEELIYDVPGSSGMVDSPLLLIQVTRLLCGGFIIIIRINHIMCDAQGMSQFITALGEMTRGAAIPSILPVWQRELLLPRNPPRVTYTHHEYDQVPITNTICLNTNMVSKAFFFGPTEISILRNHLPTHLKRCTPFELVSAVVWRCRSIAIQPDPEDILRIIFPVNGRYKFKPYIPKGYYGNCVAVPAALSTAKDLFSKPLGHALELVLKAKSCVTEDYIRSTIDLMVLRGRPNITSVNSYFLTDLTQARFNDIDFGWGKAVYGGPAVEDVFSRIGNLYLPYTSKKGEFGAVIPMCLPKPTMERFVKELDNLLIMDANQALHTSKL; encoded by the exons ATGCAAAAATCCAACATGCCCTTAACTTTCACGGTCAGAAGGCGTGAAACAAAACTAATAAAACCGGCTGAACCAACGCCTATAGAAATGAAGCCCCTCTCCGATCTCGACACTCAAGAGGCGCTTTGGGTTCAAGCGCCAATGATCCAAATTTATCGTGATGATATCAAAATGAGAAATATTAATCCGGCTACTGTGATCCGGAAGGCATTGGCTAAGCTTTTGGTGTTATATTATCCGTTTGCTGGTCGAATACGAGAAGGCCCGGGGAGGAAGTTGGAGGTGGATTGTTCGGGCCAAGGTGTGTTGTTTATCGAGGCCGAGGCTGATGTTAGAGTCGAGCAGTTTGGTGAGACGGTTTTACCACCATTCCCTTGTTTGGAAGAACTTATATACGATGTTCCAGGCTCGAGTGGAATGGTTGATTCACCATTGTTGCTTATTCAG GTGACACGATTGTTATGCGGcggtttcatcatcatcatacgaaTCAACCATATTATGTGCGACGCCCAAGGCATGTCACAGTTCATAACAGCGTTAGGCGAAATGACACGAGGTGCGGCAATTCCATCAATCTTGCCTGTATGGCAAAGGGAGCTACTTCTTCCTAGGAACCCACCGCGCGTCACATATACTCACCACGAGTACGATCAAGTCCCAATCACAAACACTATCTGTCTAAACACAAACATGGTTAGCAAAGCATTTTTCTTTGGGCCAACTGAAATCTCTATTCTTCGAAATCATCTACCGACCCACCTAAAACGTTGCACCCCATTTGAACTCGTATCAGCTGTTGTTTGGCGTTGTCGTTCAATTGCTATACAACCAGATCCTGAAGATATATTGCGTATCATCTTCCCTGTTAACGGAcgttacaaatttaaaccttatatTCCTAAGGGTTATTATGGAAATTGTGTCGCCGTCCCAGCTGCACTTTCGACTGCGAAAGACCTGTTCTCAAAACCATTGGGACATGCACTTGAGCTTGTGTTAAAAGCTAAGTCATGTGTCACTGAGGATTACATTAGATCAACTATCGACCTTATGGTCTTAAGAGGTCGACCCAATATCACGTCGGTTAATAGCTACTTCCTTACTGATCTGACTCAAGCGCGATTCAATGACATCGATTTTGGATGGGGAAAGGCCGTATATGGTGGACCGGCAGTAGAAGATGTCTTCTCAAGAATTGGTAATTTATACTTACCTTACACAAGCAAAAAGGGTGAGTTTGGAGCTGTAATACCGATGTGCCTTCCAAAACCAACTATGGAAAGATTTGTCAAGGAACTTGATAACTTGCTAATAATGGATGCTAATCAAGCTTTACATACTTCCAAGTTGTAA